In Lathyrus oleraceus cultivar Zhongwan6 chromosome 2, CAAS_Psat_ZW6_1.0, whole genome shotgun sequence, the DNA window TGTCACTTTGATAGTGTAACAGTTGGATTGAAATCATTTACTTGTTTTATTATGTGAGTTGTTATGTTTACCTAAACTAATATTTCATTGACTTAAAATGATTTCTATTTTGATGAGACAATTAAGTTGAAACATGTTTATGAGTTCCGCTACTTTattctaaaattttaaaaatgatGATTTTCTGAGAGAGATGTGAAACTCTTTGCTGaataaaaaatatttcttttacTTGATTTTATTTAAATAAGAGTTTCGAAATTTAAGGTATTACATAATTCAATCTCTCATATTTATTTCATTTGGACCTTAGCAAGTCTCTAAATCTCTCTAATAATATGTTTTATGGTGAAATTCCCCCGAAGCATGACTATCTTGAAATTTTTAGACTGATTCTATCTCACAATAGTTTTAATGAAAAATACGAATTGCAACACAACTTCAATCTCTTGATTCATCAAGCTATTTTGGTAATTCAAACCTTTGCGGAGCTCTTCTAAATAATTGTACCACATAAGAATAAAATCTCAAAAATGTAACCCAAATAAGAGGGAATGAAGATGGAGACTCTATAAAGGAATCACTATATTTAGGTATGGGAGTTGAATTTGCCGTAGGTTTTTGGGGATATGTATTGCTTTGTTTCTGTTTAGAAAATGGAGGCACATATATTATCAATTTGTTGATGGAGTTGGTGAAAATATTTATGTAACTTTGATGGTAATGTTAAATAGTCTCTAGAGAAATTAAGCTTCAGTTAATAAAGGTTAGTAACATTGACTTCAAAATTTTATCAATCAACAATATAGTATTTTgctttattttttaattatagGCATAATTTATgattatttcatttgatttttattttacCAGTGATTTTGTACGTGGAAGATCTCACATTCTTTTACGAACATTggatataattttttttttaaaaatccTATACAATCATATCAACATTATTGCTTTTAAATTCGATCTTTCTTGTGTTGTAATTACGTaatgtattttttattttttattttttttaatctatataaaATGATGAGTAAGAAAAAAAAGGAGAAATTTGGTTGGTAGCTTTCAAAATCCACCTAGCCAAAGATTCCTTTTTTATTCATTCCATATTATTGAACCCTTCCCTCATATGATACTATAGTTCATACGTTATCTCCAACCAAAAATCATTTTTTTGTCTTTACTTGATTCAACTCAACTCATCACCATGGAAGCTAATAAACCAGTAACAACAACTACCGAACAACCACAACCCATAAGATGTAAAGGTGTGTGTCTTTCCACCTTCTTTCCAATAATTTCTATACCATTCAATTCAACAGTGTTGTTTGTGATAATAACAGCTTTCATGTGTTGCAATTTTTAGCGGCGGTTTGTCGCAAACCAGGTGAGCCATTGATTATCGAAGAGATCGTCGTGGCTCCACCAATGCCACGCGAAGCTCGGATTCGTATCATATGCACTTCTCTTTGTCACAGCGATATCACTTATTGGAAAATGCAGGTTAGTAGATAGATCAGATACATCAGTTATTCGATGAAAGTTCTGAATGAAAGTTTTAATATGCATTTGTTTTGACTTTGGAAGGAGCTTCCTGCAATTTTTCCAAGAATTCTTGGTCATGAAGCAATTGGGTGAGTGAGCGAATGAGTGAGTCTATATATTTTGATGAGAGATTTGACGATGTTCAAGTTTCGATTTATTTTGATGTGATGCAGGGTTGTGGAAAGTGTTGGAGAGGATGTAACAGAAATTACAAAAGGAGACATTGTTATTCCAATCTTCATTGCTGATTGTGAAGAGTGTATAGATTGCAAATCAACAAAGAGTAACCTTTGTTCAAACTTTCCTTTCAAAATTTCACCTTGGATGCTTAGATATGCGAACACAACTAGATTCACCGATCTGAATGGAGAGATTATACACCATTTCATGTTTGCCTCTAGTTTTAGCGAGTACACTGTGGTTGACATTGCAAATCTACTCAAGATTGATCCCACAATTCCTCCTAATAGGGCTTGCCTCCTCAGTTGCGGTGTATCAACAGGTATCGGATCGACCAAACTAAACCGAATCGCATATGGTTTTTTTATGCAGACGAAATAGTAATAACCACTAGAAATTCACACACATAACTCTGAGTATTAGGGTTCAAACCCTGATTATGAAGTCCAATATGACAATATTGACTTCGGCTAGTTAAGTTAGGATTTGCAGACAAACCGCATATAGTTTTAATTCATCTAATTCAATATTTTGATCTAACATTCATTGTTTAGGGGTAGGAGCTGCTTGGAAAACAGCAAATGTGGAGGCAGGTTCTACAGTAGCCATTTTTGGACTTGGATGTATTGGATTAGCGGTATGGATTCTCCATAGTTGATGTTTTTCCTTTTGTACACTTTCTGAGTTATTTGAAATGACTTATTTATATAAGCACTTATTTGCATACTACAATGGTCATTGCAATTGAATGGTATCCTAGGTTGCTGAGGGAGCTAGACTTTGTGGAGCAACTAGGATAATAGGTGTGGATATCAGGCCAGAAAAATTTGACATTGGTAATGCATTATTTGTTCAATAACATCACTTTAGCATAAAgtcaaataaaataattttaatagtATTAATTTAGTTTAGAAGCTATGATTATTATTAGGCCTAAATTATGTGTTTGACTTTGATCTCATGGATTTGTTTAGGAAAGAAATTTGGAGTAACGGACTTTATTAATTCTGGAGAATGTGGAAACAAATCGGTGAGTCAGATTATCATAGAGATGACTGGTGGTGGAGCTGATTATTGCTTTGAATGTGTTGGTATGGCATCATTGGTGCATGAAGCATATGCTTCATGTAGAAAGGTCTATTTCTATCTCAAACATAGTTTTTTTAATAGAAATCGGGTATCCTCTA includes these proteins:
- the LOC127117928 gene encoding alcohol dehydrogenase-like 7 isoform X1 — translated: MEANKPVTTTTEQPQPIRCKAAVCRKPGEPLIIEEIVVAPPMPREARIRIICTSLCHSDITYWKMQELPAIFPRILGHEAIGVVESVGEDVTEITKGDIVIPIFIADCEECIDCKSTKSNLCSNFPFKISPWMLRYANTTRFTDLNGEIIHHFMFASSFSEYTVVDIANLLKIDPTIPPNRACLLSCGVSTGVGAAWKTANVEAGSTVAIFGLGCIGLAVAEGARLCGATRIIGVDIRPEKFDIGKKFGVTDFINSGECGNKSVSQIIIEMTGGGADYCFECVGMASLVHEAYASCRKGWGKTIVLGVDKPESMLSLNCNGVLVQGKTLMGSLYGGLKPKSDVPILLKRYMDKELKLDEFVTHEVEFKDINKAFDLLVKGECLRCVIWMDK
- the LOC127117928 gene encoding alcohol dehydrogenase-like 7 isoform X2, coding for MEANKPVTTTTEQPQPIRCKAAVCRKPGEPLIIEEIVVAPPMPREARIRIICTSLCHSDITYWKMQVRVVESVGEDVTEITKGDIVIPIFIADCEECIDCKSTKSNLCSNFPFKISPWMLRYANTTRFTDLNGEIIHHFMFASSFSEYTVVDIANLLKIDPTIPPNRACLLSCGVSTGVGAAWKTANVEAGSTVAIFGLGCIGLAVAEGARLCGATRIIGVDIRPEKFDIGKKFGVTDFINSGECGNKSVSQIIIEMTGGGADYCFECVGMASLVHEAYASCRKGWGKTIVLGVDKPESMLSLNCNGVLVQGKTLMGSLYGGLKPKSDVPILLKRYMDKELKLDEFVTHEVEFKDINKAFDLLVKGECLRCVIWMDK